In Phyllobacterium zundukense, one DNA window encodes the following:
- the urtB gene encoding urea ABC transporter permease subunit UrtB: protein MQFTKLLSALVLMFGVCFHAIEANAQTVDDATLRPLVQALAGDNFDDTTKAISDLVKTGDPRVSSILNALSAGDLYIAKADKTVFFGKRDGSDYAATDPLTGAKLDPVSRSAAEKIKVNNRLRRDIAAAIGGLTLMSDKADERRSAAEAILKTRDPESIPLLDQAIAAEKDASIKLLMRQAKAAAILNSGAADEAKIAAIAEVSAGNSRGALGLLTPLEGTEGPVGDAARSAMSSINSELALWNGVQNIIYGLSLGSVLLLAAIGLAITFGVMGVINMAHGEMVMIGAYTTFVVQQIIRTSAPGLFDYSLLIALPAAFLVSGAVGVVIERSVIRFLYGRPLETLLATWGISLVLQQAIRSWFGASNVQVGNPSWMAGSFDLGMLTLTWSRLWIIVFALSVFAILQLVLKKTMLGLRMRAVTQNRRMASSMGIRTPWVDALTFGLGSGIAGIAGVALSQIDNVSPNLGQGYIIDSFMVVVFGGVGNLWGTLVGAMSLGIANKFLEPFAGAVLGKILVLVLIILFIQKRPRGLFALKGRAIEA, encoded by the coding sequence ATGCAATTCACCAAGCTGTTGTCCGCACTTGTTTTGATGTTCGGCGTCTGCTTTCACGCAATCGAAGCAAATGCGCAGACCGTCGATGACGCAACTTTGCGGCCGCTCGTTCAGGCCCTTGCGGGAGACAATTTTGACGATACGACCAAGGCTATTTCAGACCTGGTCAAGACTGGTGATCCGCGCGTATCTTCTATCCTGAATGCGCTCAGTGCCGGCGATCTCTATATCGCCAAGGCCGACAAGACCGTGTTTTTCGGCAAACGTGACGGTTCGGATTATGCCGCGACCGATCCTCTGACGGGTGCGAAACTCGACCCGGTATCACGCTCGGCTGCCGAAAAGATCAAGGTGAACAACCGGTTGCGCCGCGATATCGCCGCTGCGATTGGCGGTCTGACGCTGATGAGCGACAAGGCCGATGAACGCCGCTCGGCCGCAGAAGCCATATTGAAGACCAGAGATCCGGAATCGATCCCGCTGCTGGATCAGGCTATTGCCGCGGAAAAGGATGCGAGCATCAAGTTACTGATGAGGCAGGCCAAGGCGGCCGCCATACTCAATTCAGGTGCTGCGGATGAAGCAAAGATTGCTGCTATTGCCGAAGTCAGTGCCGGCAACAGCCGCGGCGCGCTGGGCCTGCTCACACCGCTTGAAGGGACGGAAGGTCCTGTTGGAGATGCTGCCCGGTCGGCGATGAGCAGTATCAATTCGGAACTTGCGCTATGGAACGGTGTCCAGAACATCATCTATGGCCTGTCGCTGGGTTCTGTTCTGTTGCTTGCCGCCATCGGCCTCGCCATCACCTTCGGCGTCATGGGCGTCATCAACATGGCTCATGGCGAGATGGTGATGATCGGCGCCTATACGACATTCGTTGTGCAGCAGATCATCCGTACATCGGCGCCAGGGCTCTTCGATTATTCACTCCTCATTGCGCTGCCCGCTGCCTTTTTGGTCTCCGGCGCTGTTGGGGTTGTTATCGAGCGCAGCGTCATCCGCTTTCTCTACGGCCGTCCGCTTGAAACATTGCTTGCCACATGGGGCATATCGCTGGTTCTCCAACAGGCGATCCGCTCCTGGTTCGGCGCATCCAACGTGCAGGTCGGTAATCCATCCTGGATGGCCGGGTCGTTTGACCTCGGCATGCTGACGCTGACCTGGTCGCGTCTGTGGATCATCGTCTTTGCCCTCTCGGTGTTTGCGATCCTGCAACTGGTCCTGAAGAAAACCATGCTCGGCTTGCGCATGCGCGCCGTCACGCAGAACCGTCGCATGGCCTCGTCCATGGGCATCAGAACGCCATGGGTCGATGCGCTGACCTTCGGCCTCGGATCCGGCATTGCCGGCATTGCCGGCGTGGCACTCAGCCAGATCGACAATGTCAGTCCCAATCTCGGCCAGGGCTATATCATCGACAGTTTCATGGTCGTGGTCTTTGGTGGCGTCGGCAATCTCTGGGGTACGCTGGTCGGTGCCATGTCGCTCGGCATCGCCAACAAGTTCCTCGAGCCCTTTGCCGGGGCGGTACTCGGCAAGATCCTTGTGCTCGTACTTATCATCCTGTTCATCCAGAAGCGCCCGCGCGGTCTCTTCGCACTCAAGGGAAGGGCCATAGAGGCATGA
- the urtA gene encoding urea ABC transporter substrate-binding protein, with product MKLKAYITGALLAATLSITSVQGVFAADDTIKVGILHSLSGTMAISETTLKDTMLFLIDEQNKKGGVLGKKLEAVVVDPASDWPLFAEKARQLIEQDKVAAVFGCWTSSSRKSVLPVFEELNSLLFYPVQYEGEESSRNVFYTGAAPNQQAIPAVDYLAKEEGVERWVLAGTDYVYPQTTNKILKAYLNAKGVKDEDIMINYTPFGHSDWQTIVSDIKKFGSAGKKTAVVSTINGDANVPFYKELANQGIKAEDIPVVAFSVGEEELAGLDTKPLVGHLAAWNYFQSVDADANAEFIKEWHAYTKNDKRVTNDPMEATYIGFNMWVKAVEAAGSTDSNAVIDSIVGVSVPNLSGGSSTMMPNHHITKPVLIGEVQDDGQFDIVYQTPGLVVGDEWSDYLPGSKDLISDWRKPMSCGNFNVASGKCGGVTN from the coding sequence ATGAAACTGAAGGCCTACATCACCGGCGCGCTACTCGCCGCCACTTTGTCAATAACTTCGGTCCAGGGTGTTTTCGCGGCAGATGACACGATCAAGGTCGGCATTCTGCATTCGCTGTCCGGGACGATGGCGATTTCCGAAACCACGCTCAAGGACACGATGCTGTTCCTGATTGATGAACAGAACAAGAAGGGCGGCGTTCTCGGCAAGAAACTGGAAGCCGTGGTAGTCGATCCGGCATCCGACTGGCCGCTCTTTGCCGAAAAGGCGCGTCAGCTGATTGAACAGGACAAGGTCGCGGCCGTCTTCGGCTGCTGGACATCTTCCTCGCGCAAATCCGTTCTGCCAGTTTTCGAAGAGCTGAATTCGCTGCTGTTCTACCCCGTCCAGTATGAGGGCGAAGAAAGCTCGCGCAACGTCTTCTATACCGGCGCGGCTCCGAACCAGCAGGCCATTCCTGCCGTCGATTACCTCGCCAAGGAAGAGGGCGTCGAGCGCTGGGTTCTCGCGGGTACGGACTATGTCTATCCGCAGACCACCAACAAGATCCTGAAAGCCTATCTCAACGCCAAGGGCGTCAAGGATGAGGACATCATGATCAACTACACGCCGTTTGGTCATTCCGACTGGCAGACGATCGTCTCCGACATCAAGAAATTTGGCTCTGCCGGCAAGAAGACCGCCGTCGTCTCGACCATCAATGGCGACGCCAACGTGCCCTTCTACAAGGAACTCGCCAATCAGGGCATCAAGGCCGAAGACATCCCGGTCGTCGCCTTCTCTGTCGGTGAAGAAGAGCTTGCCGGTCTCGATACCAAGCCTCTGGTCGGCCATCTCGCCGCCTGGAACTACTTCCAGTCGGTCGACGCCGATGCCAATGCCGAGTTCATCAAGGAATGGCATGCCTACACCAAGAACGACAAGCGCGTGACCAACGATCCTATGGAAGCGACCTATATCGGTTTCAACATGTGGGTGAAAGCCGTCGAAGCTGCTGGCAGCACGGACTCCAATGCCGTCATCGACTCCATCGTCGGCGTTTCGGTTCCGAACCTTTCCGGTGGTTCTTCCACCATGATGCCGAACCATCATATCACCAAGCCGGTGCTCATCGGCGAGGTGCAGGATGATGGCCAGTTCGACATCGTCTATCAGACGCCGGGTCTCGTCGTTGGTGACGAATGGTCTGATTACCTTCCGGGCTCCAAGGACCTGATCTCCGATTGGCGCAAGCCGATGTCGTGCGGCAACTTCAACGTTGCCAGCGGCAAGTGCGGCGGGGTGACAAACTAA
- a CDS encoding ATP-binding protein — protein MAARQRIIPVRREYNRWVANQTLEDYALRFTAKSARQFSSQSIAQTAIGAISFLALEAIGGAITLSYGTTNAIFAIIIASIAMLAIGLPISRYAIRHGVDIDLLTRGAGFGYIGSTVTSLIYASFTFMLFAIEASIMSGALELTLGIPLWIGYIISAVMVIPLVTHGVRLISKFQLITQPFWIVLNILPFIFIAFSDWQKFDLWLAFSGIQHVSGLPGTTAPFNLVEFGAASAVVLALMSQIGEQVDFLRFLPPENNRKLRHRLAIFLAGPGWVVLGAPKLLAGSFLVVLTLNAGIPVDRASDPAQMYLTAFGYMIPSHNAALLLMAAFVVISQLKINVMNAYAGSLAWSNFFSRLTHSHPGRVIWLIFNVAIALLLMELGIYRLLEETLGIFSIIAMAWLCTISADLFINKPLGLAPPGIEFKRAHLYDINPVGLGAMTLSATIALIAHFGTFGEVAASLAPYITLVVALTATPAIAWATKGKYYLARKPRQQWQESATITCSICEHPFEPEDMAWCPAYAAPICSLCCSLDSRCHDMCKPKARFNAQIGTVARSILPGTVITRLKTRLGRYAIAVVLALGAISVILAMIAHQVASASPETAEVVNRTILIVFFVFSIIAGVVCWFYVLAHDSRVVAEEESSRQNTLLLKEIAAHKKTDTALQNAKETAEAANRAKSRYVVGLSHELRTPLNAVLGYAQILERDETIPAPRQLSIKVIRRSAEHLSGLIDGLLDISKIEAGRLQVYSNEINIHDFLDQIIDIFRPQAQAKGLVFIHDRAPILPQYVRTDEKRLRQILVNLLSNAIKFTDEGHIAFDVAYRSQVATFTISDTGRGIAEKDIGRIYEPFQRGEAENVRPMPGLGLGLTITRLLTNTLGGEISVTSEKDKGSTFKVRLMLFAVVRPTTPPQLPEQKVVTYAGPRRTLVVVDDNEDHRELMREVLAPLDFVILTAVSGPECLNLIEGIQPDLFLVDIFMPGMNGWQLVSRLRESGQTAPILMLSANIGDGSITGSSDGSHNDAIAKPVDIRQLRDKLALHLGLEWVYGEGPVHASPKQIQPLKSPGTVHVEELLQLGEIGYVRGIEAKLADLAKIDENRPFTDALGVYVKAFDLAGFLNFLRNFDNEKVDSIG, from the coding sequence ATGGCAGCGCGGCAACGCATCATCCCAGTCAGGCGCGAGTATAATCGCTGGGTGGCAAACCAGACGCTGGAAGACTACGCCCTGCGCTTCACCGCGAAGAGTGCGCGGCAGTTTTCTTCGCAGAGCATCGCGCAGACGGCGATCGGCGCTATCTCGTTCCTGGCTCTGGAGGCAATCGGTGGCGCGATCACCCTCTCCTACGGAACCACCAACGCCATCTTCGCGATCATCATCGCCAGCATCGCCATGCTGGCAATCGGACTGCCCATAAGCCGCTATGCCATTCGCCATGGCGTCGACATCGACCTTCTGACGCGCGGTGCGGGTTTCGGCTATATCGGATCGACGGTCACATCGTTGATCTATGCCAGCTTCACCTTCATGCTCTTTGCCATCGAGGCCTCGATAATGTCCGGCGCGCTGGAGCTGACACTCGGCATCCCGCTCTGGATCGGCTACATCATCAGCGCCGTGATGGTAATCCCGCTGGTAACGCATGGCGTGCGGCTGATCAGCAAATTCCAGCTCATCACCCAGCCATTCTGGATCGTTCTCAACATCCTGCCGTTCATTTTCATTGCATTCTCCGATTGGCAGAAATTTGATCTCTGGCTCGCCTTTTCCGGCATCCAGCATGTTTCGGGTTTGCCCGGAACCACGGCGCCGTTCAACCTCGTTGAGTTTGGTGCAGCTTCCGCAGTCGTTTTGGCCCTGATGTCACAGATCGGCGAACAGGTGGATTTTCTGCGCTTCCTGCCGCCTGAGAACAATCGCAAGCTGCGCCATCGCCTCGCAATCTTCCTTGCGGGACCGGGTTGGGTAGTCCTCGGCGCCCCGAAATTGTTGGCAGGCTCTTTCCTTGTCGTCCTGACGTTGAACGCAGGTATACCGGTCGACCGTGCGTCCGACCCGGCGCAGATGTATCTGACCGCCTTCGGCTACATGATTCCGTCGCACAATGCCGCGCTGCTTCTCATGGCTGCCTTCGTTGTTATCTCCCAGTTGAAAATCAACGTAATGAACGCCTATGCCGGTTCACTGGCCTGGTCGAATTTCTTCTCTCGCCTCACCCATAGCCATCCGGGACGCGTTATCTGGCTTATTTTCAACGTCGCCATCGCCCTTTTGCTGATGGAGCTCGGTATCTACCGGCTGCTCGAGGAAACGCTCGGCATATTCTCCATTATCGCCATGGCCTGGCTTTGTACGATTTCTGCCGATCTCTTCATCAACAAGCCACTTGGCCTTGCCCCGCCCGGCATCGAGTTCAAGCGCGCGCACCTCTACGACATCAACCCGGTCGGTCTCGGCGCTATGACACTTTCGGCCACCATTGCCCTGATCGCGCACTTCGGCACATTCGGCGAGGTTGCAGCCTCCCTTGCCCCCTATATAACGCTCGTGGTGGCCCTGACTGCAACGCCTGCGATCGCCTGGGCGACGAAAGGCAAGTACTATCTTGCCCGCAAGCCACGGCAGCAATGGCAAGAAAGCGCCACGATCACATGTTCGATCTGCGAGCACCCCTTCGAGCCGGAAGACATGGCCTGGTGCCCTGCCTATGCGGCGCCGATCTGCTCGCTCTGCTGTTCGCTCGACAGCCGCTGCCATGACATGTGCAAGCCGAAAGCCCGGTTCAATGCACAGATCGGGACGGTCGCACGATCCATTCTCCCCGGAACGGTCATTACAAGACTGAAGACACGCCTCGGCCGCTACGCAATCGCCGTTGTGCTGGCGCTTGGTGCCATCAGCGTGATCCTTGCCATGATCGCGCATCAGGTTGCCTCCGCCTCGCCGGAAACGGCAGAAGTCGTCAACCGCACGATCCTGATCGTCTTCTTTGTTTTCTCCATCATCGCTGGCGTCGTCTGCTGGTTCTACGTCCTCGCCCATGACAGTCGCGTCGTCGCCGAAGAGGAATCTTCCCGCCAGAACACGTTGCTGCTCAAGGAAATCGCCGCCCACAAGAAGACTGATACCGCCCTGCAAAATGCCAAGGAAACGGCCGAAGCCGCCAACCGGGCCAAAAGCCGCTATGTCGTGGGCCTCAGCCATGAATTGCGCACACCGCTCAACGCCGTGCTCGGCTATGCACAGATCCTGGAACGCGACGAGACGATCCCGGCACCACGCCAACTCTCGATCAAGGTGATCCGCCGCAGCGCCGAACATCTATCCGGCCTCATCGACGGCTTGCTGGACATATCGAAGATCGAGGCGGGCCGGCTGCAGGTTTATTCCAACGAGATCAATATCCATGACTTTCTGGATCAAATTATCGACATATTCCGTCCACAAGCGCAGGCAAAGGGACTGGTCTTCATCCATGATCGCGCTCCGATACTGCCGCAATATGTGCGGACCGATGAAAAGCGGCTGCGGCAAATTCTGGTTAATCTCTTGTCCAATGCCATCAAGTTTACCGATGAAGGCCACATTGCCTTCGATGTTGCCTATCGCAGCCAGGTCGCGACTTTTACCATCTCCGACACGGGGCGGGGCATTGCGGAAAAGGACATCGGGCGCATTTACGAACCTTTCCAGCGCGGCGAAGCGGAAAATGTCAGGCCAATGCCAGGCCTCGGGCTAGGATTGACCATTACCCGGCTGCTGACAAATACTCTCGGTGGAGAAATATCCGTTACAAGCGAGAAGGACAAAGGATCCACATTCAAAGTCCGCCTCATGCTTTTCGCAGTCGTTCGCCCGACGACACCTCCGCAACTGCCGGAGCAAAAGGTCGTCACATATGCCGGCCCGCGACGGACGCTCGTCGTGGTCGACGATAACGAGGACCACCGCGAATTGATGCGTGAAGTACTGGCACCGCTGGATTTTGTGATTTTGACGGCGGTGAGCGGTCCGGAATGCCTGAACCTGATCGAAGGAATCCAGCCGGATCTCTTCCTTGTCGACATCTTCATGCCGGGCATGAACGGCTGGCAGCTCGTTTCACGCCTGCGGGAAAGCGGCCAGACCGCGCCAATTCTCATGCTCTCTGCCAATATCGGCGACGGCTCAATAACTGGCAGCAGCGATGGAAGCCACAACGACGCCATCGCCAAACCCGTTGATATCCGGCAGCTGCGCGACAAGCTTGCCCTGCATCTCGGGCTGGAATGGGTATATGGCGAAGGCCCGGTTCATGCATCACCAAAGCAGATACAACCGCTGAAAAGTCCAGGCACCGTGCATGTCGAGGAGTTGCTGCAACTCGGAGAAATCGGCTATGTTCGCGGCATAGAGGCCAAGCTGGCCGATCTTGCGAAGATCGATGAAAACCGACCGTTCACCGATGCACTTGGTGTCTACGTCAAGGCCTTCGACCTCGCCGGTTTCCTGAATTTCCTGCGCAACTTCGATAACGAGAAGGTTGATTCCATTGGGTGA
- a CDS encoding DNA-binding response regulator, with amino-acid sequence MGEAPLPRDIVLLVDDSPEALGFLTDALEQSGFSVLIATSGQAALNIADRITPDLILLDAVMPSMDGFETCRRMKANVAVSQVPVIFMTGLTETEHVVHALESGGVDYLSKPINIDELRARIRVHLRNARSAQSARVALDAAGRHLLAVKKDGTIHWSTPQATRLVNAATGNDDGLDIVVKHIAAWMADGDKANPGRDNVLSISHGGQPALQLSLLGAIGADEYLFRLTAANQRSDDGVLRQHFSLTHRESEVLLWIAKGKSNRDIGEILGLSSRTVNKHLEQIYVKLGVENRASAAVKAAHVLHEI; translated from the coding sequence TTGGGTGAAGCACCTCTTCCACGCGATATCGTTCTGCTCGTGGACGATTCACCCGAAGCGCTGGGATTTTTGACAGACGCGCTCGAACAATCTGGATTCTCGGTCCTGATCGCCACATCCGGACAGGCAGCGTTGAATATCGCCGATCGTATCACACCGGACCTCATCCTTCTCGATGCAGTCATGCCCAGCATGGACGGCTTCGAGACCTGTCGCCGCATGAAGGCGAACGTAGCGGTCAGCCAGGTGCCAGTGATCTTCATGACCGGCCTCACCGAGACGGAGCATGTCGTTCACGCACTGGAATCCGGTGGTGTTGATTATTTGTCCAAGCCGATCAACATCGATGAACTGCGTGCCCGCATCCGTGTTCATCTACGCAATGCGCGCTCCGCGCAAAGTGCGCGCGTGGCACTCGATGCCGCAGGACGCCATCTTCTAGCGGTCAAGAAGGACGGCACAATCCATTGGTCAACCCCGCAGGCGACGCGTCTGGTGAATGCGGCGACGGGTAACGATGATGGCCTCGATATTGTCGTGAAGCACATCGCAGCCTGGATGGCAGACGGTGACAAAGCGAACCCTGGTCGCGACAACGTCCTCTCGATCAGCCACGGCGGTCAACCGGCGTTGCAACTTTCATTGCTCGGCGCGATCGGAGCGGACGAATACCTTTTTCGGCTGACTGCTGCCAATCAGCGCAGCGATGACGGAGTTTTGCGACAGCATTTCTCACTCACACACCGCGAGTCCGAGGTCCTGCTGTGGATTGCGAAGGGCAAATCCAACCGCGACATCGGCGAGATTTTGGGACTGTCATCCCGCACCGTGAACAAGCATCTCGAACAGATATATGTCAAACTGGGCGTCGAGAATCGCGCCTCGGCTGCGGTCAAGGCAGCCCATGTTCTGCATGAGATATAA
- a CDS encoding TIGR01244 family sulfur transferase yields MDIRQIDEGFAVTGQISPDDVRDIVAAGYQALICNRPDGESPDQPEFAEIAQVAEKAGIPIYYVPVVSGQLTQDDVDAMAQALEAAEGPVLAYCRSGARSTNIYGIVQQQKG; encoded by the coding sequence ATGGATATCCGTCAGATTGACGAAGGCTTTGCCGTGACCGGTCAGATTTCACCAGATGATGTGCGTGATATTGTTGCTGCAGGTTATCAGGCGCTGATCTGCAACCGGCCGGACGGCGAGTCGCCAGATCAGCCTGAATTTGCCGAGATCGCCCAGGTTGCCGAAAAAGCAGGCATTCCGATCTATTACGTTCCCGTTGTCTCCGGTCAGTTGACCCAGGACGATGTCGACGCCATGGCTCAAGCGCTTGAAGCAGCCGAGGGGCCGGTTCTCGCCTATTGCCGCTCGGGCGCACGCTCGACCAATATTTATGGCATTGTTCAGCAGCAAAAGGGCTGA
- a CDS encoding aminotransferase class I/II-fold pyridoxal phosphate-dependent enzyme translates to MTSIADLSTEDLQALRNRVLGEYEAFRARGLQIDMTRGKPSPEQLDLANGMLVLPGNGDHFSEAGEDARNYGGLQGLSEVRALFSPMMGAPADRIVVGDNSSLALMHDCLVWSLFKGVSNEMEPWSEQSGTPAFICPVPGYDRHFAICEEYDIRMLPVPLTGHGPDMDMVEELAADPDVKGMWCVPKYSNPSGEVYSTETLERLASMRTGALDFRLFWDNAYAVHHLTSQRHEIANILELCEQAGNPDRAFVFASTSKVTLAGAGLALFASSAANVKWYLARAGKRTIGPDKLNQLRHVRFLKNIDGLHRHMEAHRALIAPKFDTVIEALEKRLSGTGIANWTKPEGGYFICVDAMEGTARHVVDLARQGGVVLTPAGATSPYGRDQHDRTLRLAPTYPSLQEVRLASEGIALCILLAAIEKQHAARLAHNA, encoded by the coding sequence ATGACTTCAATCGCTGACTTGAGCACCGAAGACCTCCAGGCATTGCGCAATCGGGTCCTTGGTGAGTATGAAGCCTTTCGCGCTCGCGGGCTGCAAATCGACATGACCAGGGGCAAACCGAGCCCTGAGCAGCTCGATCTCGCCAATGGCATGCTGGTGCTGCCAGGAAACGGCGATCATTTCAGCGAAGCCGGCGAAGACGCGCGCAATTATGGCGGATTGCAAGGCCTGTCTGAGGTTCGAGCCCTGTTTTCGCCGATGATGGGGGCACCGGCCGACAGGATCGTCGTTGGCGACAATTCCAGTCTCGCACTCATGCATGATTGCCTCGTCTGGTCGCTGTTCAAGGGCGTTTCAAACGAGATGGAACCTTGGTCTGAGCAATCGGGCACGCCGGCCTTTATCTGCCCCGTGCCTGGCTATGACCGGCATTTCGCCATTTGTGAAGAATATGACATTCGCATGCTGCCTGTTCCACTGACTGGTCACGGCCCCGACATGGATATGGTCGAGGAGCTCGCCGCCGATCCTGATGTAAAAGGCATGTGGTGTGTTCCCAAATATTCGAATCCTTCGGGCGAAGTCTATTCGACAGAAACGCTCGAACGGCTTGCATCCATGCGAACCGGGGCGCTTGATTTCCGGCTGTTCTGGGACAATGCCTATGCCGTGCATCATTTGACGTCACAGCGGCATGAGATCGCCAACATTCTTGAATTGTGCGAGCAGGCCGGCAACCCCGACCGCGCCTTCGTCTTCGCTTCGACATCGAAAGTGACGCTCGCCGGTGCCGGACTTGCGCTGTTCGCATCATCCGCCGCCAACGTGAAGTGGTATCTCGCCCGCGCTGGCAAGCGAACGATCGGGCCGGACAAGCTGAACCAACTCCGGCACGTGCGTTTCCTGAAGAACATCGACGGCCTGCACCGGCATATGGAGGCGCATCGCGCCTTGATCGCCCCGAAATTCGATACGGTTATTGAAGCGCTGGAAAAGCGGCTATCAGGGACCGGGATCGCCAACTGGACGAAGCCGGAGGGCGGTTACTTCATTTGCGTAGACGCAATGGAAGGCACAGCCCGACATGTCGTTGATCTCGCACGGCAGGGTGGTGTGGTTCTTACGCCAGCTGGGGCAACCTCGCCCTACGGCCGCGACCAGCATGATCGCACGCTGCGCCTTGCTCCGACATATCCGTCGCTTCAGGAAGTCCGGCTCGCGTCAGAAGGCATTGCCCTGTGCATTCTTCTGGCGGCGATCGAGAAGCAGCATGCAGCGCGCCTTGCTCACAATGCCTGA
- a CDS encoding acyl-CoA dehydrogenase has protein sequence MANSKPSFVWTDPFLLEDQLTEDERMIRDSARAFAQGELLPRIEEAYLEEKTDPKLFRLMGESGLLGVTLPEEYGTAGASYVAYGLVAREVERVDSGYRSMMSVQSSLVMYPIYAYGSEEQRKKYLPKLASGEWIGCFGLTEPDAGSDPAGMKTRAEKVSDGYRLSGSKMWISNSPIADVFVVWAKSDAHDGQIRGFVLEKGMKGLSAPKIGGKLSLRASITGEIVMDGVVVGEEHLLPNVSGLKGPFGCLNRARYGISWGVMGAAEDCWQRTVQYGLDRKQFGRPLAATQLFQKKFADMQTEIALGLQASLRVGRLMDEGKEAPEMISLIKRNNCGKALDIARVARDMHGGNGIQIGYHVMRHAQNLETVNTYEGTHDVHALILGRAQTGIQAFF, from the coding sequence ATGGCAAATTCCAAGCCGTCCTTTGTCTGGACCGACCCTTTTCTGCTGGAAGATCAATTGACAGAAGATGAAAGGATGATTCGCGACAGCGCCCGGGCTTTTGCGCAAGGTGAACTCCTGCCGCGCATTGAAGAGGCCTATCTCGAAGAAAAGACCGATCCCAAACTCTTCAGGTTGATGGGTGAATCCGGGCTTCTCGGTGTCACGCTGCCTGAAGAATATGGAACAGCAGGCGCATCCTATGTCGCCTACGGCCTTGTCGCGCGTGAGGTAGAACGCGTGGACAGCGGCTATCGCTCGATGATGAGCGTGCAGTCGTCGCTGGTAATGTATCCGATCTACGCCTATGGCTCCGAGGAACAGCGCAAGAAGTATCTGCCGAAACTCGCATCCGGTGAATGGATCGGCTGCTTTGGCCTGACCGAACCCGATGCCGGTTCTGATCCCGCTGGTATGAAGACCCGCGCCGAAAAGGTGTCGGATGGCTATCGCCTCTCCGGTTCGAAAATGTGGATTTCCAATTCCCCGATCGCCGATGTTTTCGTCGTCTGGGCGAAATCCGATGCGCATGATGGCCAGATCAGGGGCTTCGTTTTGGAGAAAGGCATGAAAGGCCTCTCCGCTCCGAAAATCGGCGGCAAGCTTTCGCTGCGAGCCTCGATAACCGGCGAAATCGTCATGGACGGCGTTGTCGTTGGCGAAGAGCATCTGTTGCCGAACGTCTCTGGATTGAAGGGGCCGTTCGGTTGTCTCAATCGTGCCCGCTACGGTATTTCCTGGGGTGTCATGGGTGCTGCCGAGGATTGTTGGCAGCGTACCGTTCAATACGGACTCGACCGCAAGCAGTTTGGCAGACCGCTGGCTGCCACGCAGCTGTTCCAGAAGAAGTTTGCCGATATGCAAACAGAGATCGCGCTCGGCCTGCAGGCATCATTGCGTGTCGGCCGCCTCATGGATGAAGGCAAGGAAGCTCCGGAGATGATCAGCCTGATCAAGCGCAACAATTGCGGCAAGGCGCTTGATATTGCCCGGGTCGCCCGTGACATGCACGGCGGCAACGGCATCCAGATCGGCTATCACGTGATGCGCCACGCGCAGAACCTCGAGACGGTCAATACCTATGAGGGCACGCATGACGTGCACGCCCTGATCCTCGGCCGCGCACAGACCGGCATTCAGGCCTTCTTCTGA